In Scylla paramamosain isolate STU-SP2022 chromosome 31, ASM3559412v1, whole genome shotgun sequence, one DNA window encodes the following:
- the LOC135116274 gene encoding receptor-type tyrosine-protein phosphatase F-like, protein MNIWNISNVSLSPNAPLPNKQVQELQSLTNQTFALVNKLLPGHTSIFYIRSFLISDGSKKGLFSEASNYITIKLKEEVDNTDKIRMPVVTLYPKSPTKLFANWTLVECKTKCPIMQQNIQWKRKRKHYHLEEFLQPNVTEYTINNLQPNKSYKVRVLLATSAGYPEHMIRLPWYTVRMPRSSSDLPRDNVFLIVHLSTCSQRPTEVLVNWTLDASLQKDLANYHVLYNTSTSVWQKELPTTETSLTLTDLVPRTCYGVKVRATYSTGRNSTESYLKTICTLPQPPHILSQHSNTNRIKVNKLRTKVLNTTSMRITWKHTPRKIQVDFYTIRVENVESDPNSQTETPEDKRSEVKGTHLEAAGRGPRSPQPTKYEDSRDTDHEVKLYRVTNRKLTVTSLKQDHNYKVTVTASTTTLTGHSATTYVTPDEGVPTAPLNVTWVPASPKDAVLTWSPPRLINGRLVHYLVKFSHDQ, encoded by the exons ATAAGCAAGTTCAGGAGTTGCAGTCCCTCACCAACCAGACTTTCGCTTTGGTCAACAAGCTGCTGCCGGGTCACACCTCCATCTTCTACATCAGGTCCTTCCTTATCAGTGATGGCTCGAAAAAAGGGCTGTTCAGTGAGGCTTCGAATTATATCACCATCAAGTTGAAAGAGGAGG TTGACAACACAGATAAAATCCGAATGCCGGTGGTGACGCTATACCCTAAATCGCCCACCAAACTGTTCGCGAACTGGACCCTCGTGGAGTGCAAGACCAAATGTCCCATCATGCAGCAGAACATtcagtggaagaggaaaagaaaacactaccaTCTGGAGGAGTTCTTGCAGCCAAACGTCACGGAGTACACCATTAATA ATCTGCAGCCAAACAAATCTTACAAAGTGAGAGTCCTGTTGGCCACCAGTGCTGGCTACCCAGAACACATGATTCGGCTGCCCTGGTACACCGTCAGGATGCCACGCAGCAGCTCTGACTTGCCACGGGATAATGTCTTCCTCATCGTTCATCTCTCCACTTGCAGCCAGAGGCCCACCGAGGTCTTG GTAAATTGGACGCTGGACGCCTCACTGCAGAAGGATCTTGCCAATTATCATGTGTTGTATAACACCTCCACCTCTGTCTGGCAAAAAGAACTCCCAACGACCGAAACTTCCCTAACGCTCACAGATCTAG TTCCGAGAACGTGTTACGGCGTGAAGGTCCGAGCCACCTACAGCACCGGGCGAAACAGCACCGAGTCTTACCTGAAGACCATCTgcacactgccacagcctccccacATCCTCTCCCAACACTCCAACACCAACAGGATCAAAGTGAACAAGCTCAGG ACCAAGGTGCTGAACACTACCAGCATGCGCATCACCTGGAAACACACGCCGCGGAAGATCCAGGTCGACTTCTACACCATTAGGGTCGAGAACGTTGAATCAGACCCGAACAGCCAAACGGAAACACCCGAAGACAAGCGGAGTGAGGTGAAGGGGACGCATTtggaggccgcgggaagaggtcCTCGCAGCCCACAGCCGACGAAATACGAAGATTCCCGAGACACG GACCATGAGGTCAAGCTGTACCGAGTCACCAACCGGAAGCTGACGGTGACGAGCCTGAAGCAGGACCACAACTACAAGGTCACCGTCACGGCCTCCACCACCACGCTCACAGGTCACTCCGCCACCACCTACGTCACTCCAGATGAAGGAG TTCCCACGGCGCCGCTGAACGTGACGTGGGTTCCTGCAAGCCCGAAAGATGCCGTTCTCACCTGGAGCCCTCCACGCCTCATCAACGGCCGTTTAGTGCACTACCTGGTGAAATTTTCTCACGATCAGTAA